A stretch of DNA from Bacteroidales bacterium:
GTCCTTAATTCAAACTGCACTTCGCGAAGCCTACGAAGAGGTTGGCATCAATCCCAGCGATGTTGAAATTTTAGGAACTCTCACCCCTCTTTTTATCCCTGTAAGCAACATGGAGGTACAACCCGTTATCGGATTACTAAATACAAAGCCCGAATTACAACTAAACTCACACGAAGTAGAATTTACCATTACCGTTCCAATTTGCCACCTAAAAAATCCTGCAAATCATCTGGTAAAGGATATTATAGTAAAAGGGTACTCCATAGAAGCACCCTATATCAAAGTTGATTGCGAAGACGTTTGGGGAGCAACAGCAATGATAATATCTGAATTTATTGAGCTTTACAGCTGCTGATTATTGCCTAATAATATTCTTGTAGTGGTCGTAACGTTCCAAAATCTCGCTTACATAGCGATAAGTTTCCGCTCCCCTTAGGTAGCCATAACGAACAACCGAATCGTTGCAAAAATCAACCTTATTCTGAATAAAAAAACCAACATTATTGTCCCATACATTTGGATCTTTGCCATATTTTTTGGCAAGATTTCTTGCATCAAGAATATGCCCATAACCAGCATTATAAGCCGCTAAAACAAACTTCAATCTTTCCTTCTCGGGAATTCTGATATCCTCCATGTTCTTCTCAAGCATCTTAAGGTAACGAACACCCATTCTTAGCTGTAAACTTGGATTTGCCTCATGAGCAATACCAAAATACTCTGCGGTAATTGGCATAAACTGCATTAACCCGTAAGCCCCGCTCTCCGATTTAACGTATGGATTAAACTTCGATTCCTGATATATTAACGAAGCTATTAACCTCCAGTCCCAGCTAATTCGACTACTCTCCGATTTAATCTGCTCGTCAAAAACCGATAGTTTACCCTTAGTGGTGTAAAAATATTCGCTCTTAATCATAATTGCCATATAGGGATTATCGTAGTACTTATTATAAACATTAGCATACCCTAAACCCTTTACAAATGTTTTAAGCCATTGATTCACCTTGCCGAGTAAATCAGGTGATTTTTTTCCCACAGCCCAAGCAACATTTTGATTAGTTCCAATAATTGTTTCAAAATCGACATTAGAATATAAAGGTGCTTCTACCCTAGCATAAGTCTCGTCACAAACTGCAAAATCAATCTTCCCAGATGACACCAAATCAACAAGACCCTCAGTTAAACCATCAGAATATTCTTTAATTGTAATCGGAATCTTATTCTCAATACTAATGTTTTTAAGTACAGTTACAGCCACTGACTTTGCCTTAACATAAACAGTTTTATTGGCTAAAGAAACTTGATCTCGAACTATACTATTACCAATCTCGGTGTTTTTGCTAAAATTCTTTCGCTGTACAAGAACCTGATGAGTTTGTTGGTATGATTCCGTGAACTCAAAATTCTTATAATTACCAGCTACTCCTAGCAAATTAGTTGCAATGATATCAACCTCACCCCTCTTTAGCATTTTCATTGCCTCATCGGGATCATTCTCAGCAATTAGCTCAAGTTTCACACCCAATTCTGTAGCCAGAGCAACCAGCATATCATACTGATATCCCATTGGTTCACCCTTGTAAATAAAGTAGTTTGTTGATGTAAAATCAGTAACTGCTACAATTTTTCCAGCGGTAAGAATTTGCGCTAAATCGCGAGATTTATCTTTTACTTTAATAATACTCGAATCTTTGGAAACACAAGCAAAAAGAAAAATAAAAACAAAAAAAATAAAATACCTTACTCTATTTAAGATAAATACTAACATCACTAAAATTTATTGATTTAATTATTCAGAAACACCGAATTGACAATGATTGTTTAATTATGATTTTAATCGTAAAAAATCCACGAGACACCAATTTTAAAAATAAAGCGGTTTAAAGGATAGTGAATAGTTGAAAAAGAATCACCACTACCTGACATTCCATTGACATGATCACCCTTAAAGAATAATACTGCCCTTTTCCATTTAAAATCTACAAAAACATCAACAATTGGGTACTCCCCAATCTGTTTTTCTTTCTGATTATGAAATTGACCTGTGGCTGGCGAATAAGCATCGACAAAGAATTTTGAACGATAAAAGACATTTGCTCCAATTCTTCCTAGCAGAACCTTTTTTACTAATTCATATTCAAAAAATAGTGAACTGAAAACTGAAAAGGTTGGTA
This window harbors:
- a CDS encoding CoA pyrophosphatase; the protein is MIDSNNLIRDIRQNLKYPLPGLPAQLRMAPSFRGELLKTNNGNNSRKSAVLISLFPENGKLNTLLIKRTTYDGVHSGQVSFPGGKFDEVDESLIQTALREAYEEVGINPSDVEILGTLTPLFIPVSNMEVQPVIGLLNTKPELQLNSHEVEFTITVPICHLKNPANHLVKDIIVKGYSIEAPYIKVDCEDVWGATAMIISEFIELYSC
- a CDS encoding transporter substrate-binding domain-containing protein; protein product: MLVFILNRVRYFIFFVFIFLFACVSKDSSIIKVKDKSRDLAQILTAGKIVAVTDFTSTNYFIYKGEPMGYQYDMLVALATELGVKLELIAENDPDEAMKMLKRGEVDIIATNLLGVAGNYKNFEFTESYQQTHQVLVQRKNFSKNTEIGNSIVRDQVSLANKTVYVKAKSVAVTVLKNISIENKIPITIKEYSDGLTEGLVDLVSSGKIDFAVCDETYARVEAPLYSNVDFETIIGTNQNVAWAVGKKSPDLLGKVNQWLKTFVKGLGYANVYNKYYDNPYMAIMIKSEYFYTTKGKLSVFDEQIKSESSRISWDWRLIASLIYQESKFNPYVKSESGAYGLMQFMPITAEYFGIAHEANPSLQLRMGVRYLKMLEKNMEDIRIPEKERLKFVLAAYNAGYGHILDARNLAKKYGKDPNVWDNNVGFFIQNKVDFCNDSVVRYGYLRGAETYRYVSEILERYDHYKNIIRQ